A genome region from Acidobacteriota bacterium includes the following:
- a CDS encoding TonB-dependent receptor: MGQIARSRGAYLDSRDLMAAVSLTSVFSSAFVNELRFQVANRDQKINSLDPTCTGGCDQENEGGPTLEIGAIGVGRHRFTPQPRENRRYQVVETFSAAAGAHHLKAGLDFSYIDHISQALPLHFGGRYIFAPLPAIPALGLPAPISAIQAVALGLPAAYVQGYGNASVPYGYKDVSLFLQDDWRMADTVTLKAGVRYQNQFWEKTTRVVNGLAPHGWPKDNNNIAPRLAIAWDVTGDKKTSVQASYGIFFDNHITAIWGITEGISGTAEQVRTLAVRIPQSVLAWRAPGRRLPEPTTPFPSLVLSIDPGMKTPYAHHASAGIERELGTDMAMSAHFVYARGLDQLGTIDYNPVTNPLTQGRPLDVGGRPGTSASVLQYTTWGETWYKGLALSVRKRFNGRHQFLASYTLSKAEDTSADYQSFFIPQDNGFGRNPNDPDGLPIGFTPSAERGPSLQDQRHRFVFSGAYVLPWNVTVSSIVTLASGRPYNILAGADLNGDGNGGATAPDRPRTDPANPATSIGRNAGVLPNQYTVDARVAKRFGIRNAATIDVMLEAFNLFNTTTYTNVDNIFGTRAYPGSPLPTFGQFTEAAPPFQAQLAVKIGF, encoded by the coding sequence GTGGGGCAGATTGCGCGGAGCCGCGGCGCGTACCTGGACAGCCGCGACCTCATGGCGGCGGTGTCCCTGACCTCGGTGTTCTCCTCCGCCTTCGTCAACGAGCTGCGGTTCCAGGTCGCCAACCGCGATCAGAAGATCAACTCGCTCGATCCCACCTGCACGGGCGGGTGCGACCAGGAAAACGAAGGGGGACCGACGCTGGAAATCGGCGCGATCGGCGTCGGCCGCCACCGGTTCACGCCGCAGCCGCGCGAGAACCGCCGCTACCAGGTCGTGGAGACGTTCAGCGCCGCGGCCGGCGCGCACCACCTGAAAGCCGGCCTCGACTTTTCGTACATCGATCACATCTCGCAGGCGCTGCCGCTGCACTTCGGCGGCCGGTATATCTTCGCGCCGCTCCCCGCCATTCCGGCGCTGGGGCTGCCCGCGCCGATCAGCGCGATCCAGGCGGTCGCGCTCGGCCTTCCCGCCGCGTACGTGCAGGGATACGGCAACGCGTCGGTGCCGTACGGATACAAGGATGTCTCCCTGTTCCTGCAGGACGACTGGCGGATGGCGGACACCGTGACGCTGAAGGCCGGCGTGCGCTACCAGAACCAGTTCTGGGAGAAGACCACCCGCGTCGTGAACGGCCTGGCGCCGCACGGCTGGCCGAAGGACAACAACAACATCGCGCCCCGCCTGGCGATCGCGTGGGACGTGACAGGCGACAAGAAGACGTCCGTGCAGGCGTCGTACGGGATCTTCTTCGACAATCACATCACCGCGATCTGGGGCATCACCGAAGGCATCAGCGGAACGGCGGAGCAGGTGCGCACGCTCGCGGTCCGCATCCCGCAGTCGGTGCTCGCCTGGCGCGCGCCAGGGCGCCGGCTGCCGGAGCCGACCACTCCGTTTCCCAGCCTGGTGCTGTCGATCGATCCCGGGATGAAGACGCCGTACGCCCACCACGCGTCGGCGGGGATCGAACGCGAGCTGGGGACGGACATGGCCATGTCCGCGCATTTCGTGTACGCGCGCGGCCTCGATCAGCTCGGCACGATTGACTACAACCCCGTCACGAACCCGCTGACCCAGGGACGGCCGCTCGACGTCGGCGGCAGACCCGGAACATCGGCGTCGGTGCTGCAGTACACGACGTGGGGCGAGACCTGGTACAAGGGGCTCGCGCTGTCGGTGCGAAAGCGTTTCAACGGGCGGCATCAATTCCTCGCCTCCTACACGCTGTCGAAGGCGGAGGACACATCGGCGGACTACCAGAGCTTCTTCATCCCGCAGGACAACGGGTTCGGGCGCAACCCGAACGATCCCGACGGGCTGCCGATTGGATTCACGCCGTCGGCGGAACGCGGCCCCTCGCTGCAGGATCAGCGGCACCGGTTCGTGTTCAGCGGCGCGTACGTGCTGCCGTGGAACGTCACGGTGTCCAGCATCGTGACGCTGGCGTCCGGGCGCCCCTACAACATCCTCGCCGGCGCGGATCTGAATGGCGACGGCAACGGCGGCGCGACGGCGCCGGACCGGCCGAGGACGGACCCGGCCAACCCCGCCACGTCGATCGGGCGGAACGCGGGCGTGCTGCCGAATCAATACACGGTGGACGCGCGCGTGGCGAAGCGGTTTGGCATCCGCAACGCGGCGACGATCGACGTGATGCTCGAAGCGTTCAACCTGTTCAACACGACCACCTACACGAACGTCGATAATATCTTCGGTACGCGTGCGTACCCCGGCAGCCCGCTGCCCACCTTCGGCCAGTTCACGGAAGCCGCCCCGCCATTCCAGGCACAGCTCGCCGTGAAAATCGGTTTCTAG
- a CDS encoding DoxX family protein, producing the protein MAARMSLEGYAYAAFRIVTGLLFLFHGLQKLFGLYGGQVVPMGSLFWVAGVIELAGGLLVMVGLFTTAAALVASGEMAAAYFMAHAPKGVWPIVNQGELAVLYCFAFLFIATRGAGMLSADRVFRRKS; encoded by the coding sequence ATGGCAGCACGAATGAGCCTCGAAGGGTATGCCTACGCCGCGTTTCGCATCGTCACGGGCCTGCTGTTTCTGTTTCACGGGCTGCAGAAGCTGTTCGGCCTCTACGGCGGGCAGGTGGTGCCGATGGGATCCCTGTTCTGGGTGGCCGGTGTGATTGAGCTGGCGGGGGGGCTGCTGGTGATGGTCGGCCTGTTTACGACGGCGGCCGCGTTGGTCGCGAGCGGCGAAATGGCCGCCGCGTACTTCATGGCGCACGCCCCGAAAGGCGTGTGGCCGATTGTGAACCAGGGGGAGTTGGCGGTGCTGTACTGCTTCGCGTTCCTCTTCATCGCCACGCGCGGCGCCGGCATGCTCAGCGCGGATCGCGTGTTTCGAAGGAAATCGTGA
- a CDS encoding S8 family serine peptidase has protein sequence MQSSCVRALRGVRFGLVPLFLLLAGAAASAQSPHIPQHLRDRAARDGSARVIVELGAGTRAADVLAGMPEHARRVHRLYRTIPYLALDATPVALNALETMTGSVLRVMEDALVRPALADSAGIVQADQVWASGYDGSGTAIAVLDTGVDGSHPLLAGKVVAEACFSSTVRGESESFCPGGGDEETGAGTGAPCELPECLHGTHVAGIAAGNGAGAGQSFSGIASGASLVAVQVFSRIVSATTCGGPAPCAAAYTSDILAGLEHVQSLALSHNVAAVNMSLGGSTFTAPCDGQPYKPAIDNLRSIGVATVVASGNSGATNAISTPACVSSAISVGATTKTDAVAYFSNVSQYLTLLAPGEAIVSSVPGGGCQALSGTSMAAPHVAGAFALARQAAPHIDVVALRNAFRSTGLPVTDTRLFGTATTPRIRIFQALAALVPITNPPPQAISLSPSRARAGAGLALAVAGSGFNAFSVVHWNGSPRPTTATSTTRVVASIPASDLPAAGTAQITVVTPEPGGGTSGPLTFTDPPPSLAITQSLVAPQTSVTATLTNGYGSWWDWLGLFPAGAPDTGYLQWTYVGSGVTDRTWTVAMPSTAGAYEFRLYVNDARAATSPAITVDPTVNPTPSIQSLSPAAAAVGGAPFTLTVGGDTFVSASVVRWNGSNRPTTFVSATQLRATIGAADIAAPGTAMVSVATPAPGGGESSSLIFAIQPPPALTVGSASVTAGASVTVTLTNGFGGVTDWLALAASGAPNNSYVQYVYVGTGITTRTWTVAIASPGTYEFRLFLNGGYTLAATSPAVTVSSASTTPPPGGSPALSVNATTVPAGAPITVTLTDGYGGGTDWLAFAATTAPNGSYLRYTYVGAGVTTRTWTVTAPSTPGTYEFRLFLNNGYTRAATSPPVTVQAPTTTPTLTVSATSVAPGTNVTVTLHDGYGGSWDWLSLSAAGSSAQSYLRYTYVGGGVTTRTWTAPMPTTPGSYEFRLYLDNSYTITARSPVITVTQ, from the coding sequence ATGCAGTCGAGCTGCGTCCGCGCGCTCCGGGGCGTTCGTTTCGGGCTGGTCCCCCTCTTCCTGCTGCTCGCGGGCGCCGCCGCATCGGCGCAATCCCCGCATATTCCCCAGCACCTGCGTGACCGCGCCGCGCGAGACGGGTCGGCCCGCGTCATCGTGGAACTCGGTGCCGGCACCCGCGCGGCGGACGTCCTCGCCGGCATGCCGGAGCACGCACGCCGGGTGCACCGCCTGTACCGCACGATCCCCTATCTCGCGCTCGATGCCACGCCGGTCGCGTTGAACGCCCTCGAAACAATGACGGGCAGCGTCCTGCGCGTCATGGAGGATGCGCTCGTCCGCCCGGCGCTCGCCGACAGCGCGGGCATCGTGCAGGCAGACCAGGTGTGGGCGTCCGGTTACGACGGCAGCGGAACGGCGATCGCCGTGCTCGACACCGGCGTGGACGGCTCGCACCCGCTGCTCGCCGGAAAGGTTGTCGCCGAGGCGTGCTTCTCGAGCACGGTGCGGGGAGAGAGCGAGTCGTTCTGCCCCGGCGGCGGCGACGAGGAAACGGGAGCCGGCACGGGGGCGCCCTGCGAACTCCCGGAGTGCCTGCACGGCACGCACGTCGCCGGAATTGCGGCGGGCAACGGCGCGGGCGCGGGACAGTCCTTCAGCGGCATCGCGAGCGGCGCGTCGCTCGTCGCGGTGCAGGTGTTCTCACGCATCGTGTCGGCCACCACGTGCGGCGGCCCGGCGCCGTGCGCGGCCGCGTACACATCGGATATCCTGGCCGGGCTCGAGCACGTTCAGAGCCTTGCGCTCTCGCACAACGTCGCGGCGGTGAACATGAGCCTTGGCGGCAGCACGTTCACCGCGCCGTGCGATGGCCAGCCCTACAAGCCCGCCATCGACAACCTCCGGTCGATCGGCGTGGCGACGGTGGTCGCATCGGGCAACAGCGGAGCGACGAACGCGATCTCCACGCCAGCGTGCGTGTCCTCGGCGATCAGCGTGGGAGCGACCACCAAGACGGATGCGGTCGCGTACTTCTCGAATGTCTCGCAGTACTTGACGCTGCTCGCACCAGGCGAAGCGATCGTCTCCTCGGTGCCAGGCGGCGGATGCCAGGCGTTGAGCGGGACGTCGATGGCCGCACCCCACGTGGCGGGGGCGTTCGCGCTCGCCCGCCAGGCCGCACCGCACATCGACGTCGTCGCGCTCCGCAACGCGTTCCGGTCCACCGGTCTCCCCGTCACGGATACGCGGCTGTTTGGAACCGCCACGACCCCGAGGATCAGGATCTTCCAGGCGCTCGCGGCCCTCGTGCCGATCACGAACCCGCCGCCGCAGGCGATCTCGCTGAGCCCGTCGAGGGCACGCGCCGGCGCGGGACTCGCGCTCGCCGTGGCGGGCTCGGGGTTCAACGCGTTCTCGGTCGTCCACTGGAATGGGTCGCCGCGTCCCACGACCGCGACGAGCACGACCCGCGTCGTCGCGTCGATTCCGGCATCCGATCTTCCGGCGGCCGGTACGGCCCAGATCACGGTCGTCACGCCGGAACCGGGCGGAGGCACGTCTGGCCCGCTGACGTTCACCGATCCGCCCCCGTCACTGGCGATCACGCAGTCGCTGGTGGCGCCGCAAACGTCCGTGACCGCGACGCTCACGAACGGGTATGGCAGCTGGTGGGATTGGCTCGGGCTCTTCCCGGCCGGCGCGCCTGATACGGGCTACCTGCAGTGGACGTATGTGGGCAGCGGCGTCACGGATCGCACGTGGACGGTCGCGATGCCCTCCACGGCCGGCGCGTACGAATTCCGGCTGTACGTAAACGACGCGCGGGCGGCGACGAGTCCGGCAATCACGGTTGATCCGACGGTGAATCCGACGCCATCGATTCAATCGCTCTCTCCGGCCGCAGCCGCGGTTGGAGGCGCGCCGTTCACGCTGACGGTGGGCGGCGACACGTTCGTGAGCGCCTCGGTGGTGCGGTGGAACGGCTCGAATCGCCCGACCACGTTCGTGAGCGCCACGCAGCTTCGGGCGACGATTGGCGCCGCCGACATCGCGGCGCCCGGCACCGCGATGGTCTCGGTTGCAACACCGGCCCCCGGCGGTGGGGAGTCCTCATCGTTGATCTTCGCGATTCAGCCGCCGCCGGCGCTGACGGTCGGCTCGGCGAGCGTCACGGCCGGCGCGAGCGTCACGGTGACGCTCACGAACGGCTTCGGGGGTGTCACGGATTGGCTCGCGCTTGCGGCCAGTGGCGCGCCGAACAACAGCTACGTCCAGTACGTGTACGTGGGCACCGGCATCACCACCCGCACCTGGACGGTGGCCATTGCCTCGCCAGGAACGTACGAGTTCCGCCTGTTTCTGAACGGGGGATACACCCTGGCGGCCACGAGCCCGGCGGTCACGGTGTCATCAGCGTCGACAACACCGCCGCCCGGCGGGTCGCCCGCGCTGTCAGTCAACGCGACAACGGTGCCGGCAGGCGCCCCAATCACGGTGACGCTGACGGACGGATACGGGGGCGGCACGGACTGGCTCGCGTTTGCCGCAACGACCGCGCCCAACGGGAGCTACTTGAGATACACCTACGTTGGCGCCGGCGTGACGACGCGCACGTGGACCGTCACGGCGCCGTCCACGCCCGGCACGTACGAATTTCGGCTCTTTCTGAACAACGGGTACACGCGAGCCGCGACCAGCCCCCCGGTGACGGTGCAGGCTCCCACAACGACGCCGACGCTCACCGTGAGCGCGACGAGCGTCGCGCCAGGCACGAACGTGACCGTCACGTTGCACGACGGGTACGGCGGAAGCTGGGACTGGCTCTCGCTCTCGGCGGCGGGTTCTTCTGCGCAGAGCTACCTGCGATACACGTACGTCGGCGGCGGCGTCACGACGCGCACGTGGACGGCGCCGATGCCGACCACGCCGGGCTCCTACGAATTTCGCCTGTACCTGGACAACAGCTACACGATCACCGCACGAAGCCCGGTGATCACGGTCACACAATGA
- a CDS encoding response regulator transcription factor, with product MRILLVDDHAIVRRGLKSLLETEPGVQVAGEAADGLEAFRLCEELRPDLVVADIAMPTMNGIELTARLQKLEQPPRVVILSMHTDESYILRALAAGARAYLLKNATDEDLIPAVRSVSSGKTFFSPTVTNVLVEDYMRQLQSRGLTDTYHLLTDREKEVLQLLAEGRSNKEVASLLELGVSTIETHRANLMQKLNLHNTAEIVLYAVRKRIIV from the coding sequence TTGCGCATCCTGCTGGTTGACGACCACGCGATCGTGCGGCGCGGCCTCAAGAGCCTGCTCGAGACCGAGCCAGGCGTGCAGGTGGCGGGTGAAGCGGCAGACGGGCTGGAGGCGTTCCGGCTCTGCGAGGAGCTGCGGCCGGACCTCGTGGTCGCCGACATCGCGATGCCGACCATGAACGGCATCGAGCTGACCGCGCGGCTGCAGAAGCTCGAGCAGCCTCCGCGCGTCGTCATCCTGAGCATGCATACCGACGAGTCCTACATCCTGCGCGCGCTGGCGGCCGGCGCGCGCGCGTACCTGCTGAAGAACGCCACCGACGAGGACCTCATCCCGGCGGTGCGGTCGGTCTCGTCCGGCAAGACGTTCTTCAGCCCCACGGTGACCAATGTCCTCGTCGAGGACTACATGCGCCAGCTCCAGTCACGCGGGTTGACCGACACGTACCACCTGCTGACCGACCGCGAGAAGGAGGTCCTTCAGCTCCTCGCTGAAGGACGTTCCAACAAGGAGGTGGCATCACTCCTCGAGCTCGGCGTCTCCACGATTGAAACGCACCGCGCGAATCTCATGCAGAAGCTGAATCTGCACAACACGGCGGAGATCGTGCTGTACGCGGTCCGCAAGCGCATCATTGTGTGA
- a CDS encoding trehalose-6-phosphate synthase → MPSLAFADMLPLAADHVAWTRESFTRWFRSLEFDERIIVLSNREPVCHEFNGSDAPLAVRGGSGVVNAVEPLIRATSGVWVAAAGGSADRLVPLERDGLPVPSGAPEYRLRRVWLTPEEQQGYYAGCANEALWPLFHRAHVKPVFRSDDLSAYWSVNARFADAVCEEATNVASPTHAGTTGAPVVLVQDYHFALVPVMLRERLPRSTIVTFWHIPWVDWRTFQVCPWRDHLLEGLLGSDIIGFQTAADCHNFLETVARWGEVHVDREQGIVTYQRHRVRVREYAASVEWDPERERRTLPVWACRAAVRRALALPAHIRLGVGVDRLDYTKGIEEKFLAVERLFECFPDIAGRFAFVQLAQPTRGALPVYRDLRSRVRATADRINRRFGEGDYRPILLLEGNHGADEIDRYFRAADVCYVNSLHDGMNLVSKEFARARDDLRGVLVMSEFAGAARDLPGAVLVNPYDLDESARALAGALGMPEQSQRERMRQMRENVAEFSAHRWGARILADVIRLRQDDRHLGATQARMSAG, encoded by the coding sequence ATGCCCAGTCTGGCGTTTGCCGACATGCTGCCCCTTGCGGCCGACCACGTGGCCTGGACGCGCGAGTCATTCACCCGCTGGTTCCGCTCGCTGGAGTTCGACGAACGGATCATCGTGCTCTCGAATCGAGAGCCTGTCTGTCACGAGTTCAATGGGAGTGACGCGCCTCTCGCCGTGCGTGGGGGGTCCGGTGTCGTCAACGCGGTGGAGCCGCTCATTCGCGCGACGTCCGGCGTCTGGGTTGCCGCGGCTGGCGGATCGGCGGATCGCCTGGTGCCGCTCGAGCGCGACGGGCTACCCGTGCCCTCCGGCGCGCCGGAGTACCGGCTGCGCCGGGTGTGGCTGACACCGGAGGAACAACAGGGCTACTACGCGGGATGCGCGAACGAGGCGCTGTGGCCCCTGTTTCATCGCGCGCACGTGAAACCGGTGTTCCGATCCGACGATCTGTCCGCGTACTGGTCCGTGAACGCGCGGTTTGCCGATGCGGTGTGTGAAGAAGCGACGAACGTCGCGTCGCCGACCCACGCCGGCACGACCGGCGCGCCGGTGGTGCTCGTCCAGGATTACCATTTCGCCCTCGTCCCCGTGATGCTTCGCGAGCGCCTGCCCCGGAGCACGATCGTGACCTTCTGGCACATCCCGTGGGTGGACTGGCGGACGTTCCAGGTATGTCCCTGGCGCGATCACCTTCTCGAAGGGCTGCTCGGCTCCGACATCATCGGATTCCAGACCGCCGCCGACTGTCACAATTTCCTCGAGACGGTGGCGCGGTGGGGCGAAGTGCACGTGGATCGCGAGCAGGGCATCGTGACGTACCAGCGGCACCGCGTGCGCGTTCGCGAGTACGCCGCGTCGGTCGAATGGGATCCCGAACGCGAGCGCCGGACGCTGCCCGTCTGGGCGTGCCGCGCGGCCGTCCGGCGCGCGCTGGCGCTGCCCGCGCACATCCGACTCGGGGTCGGCGTCGATCGCCTGGACTACACGAAGGGAATCGAGGAGAAGTTCCTCGCCGTCGAGCGGCTCTTCGAGTGCTTTCCCGACATCGCCGGCCGGTTCGCGTTCGTGCAGCTCGCGCAGCCGACACGCGGTGCCCTTCCCGTCTATCGCGATCTGCGGTCGCGCGTGAGAGCGACGGCCGACCGGATCAATCGCCGCTTCGGCGAGGGGGACTACCGCCCGATCCTGCTGCTCGAAGGGAATCACGGCGCGGACGAGATCGACCGGTACTTCCGCGCGGCGGATGTCTGTTACGTCAACAGCCTGCACGACGGGATGAACCTGGTGAGCAAGGAGTTCGCGAGGGCGCGCGACGATCTGCGCGGCGTGCTCGTCATGAGCGAGTTCGCGGGAGCCGCGCGGGATCTTCCAGGGGCCGTATTGGTCAATCCCTACGACCTGGACGAGTCAGCGCGCGCGCTGGCGGGAGCGCTGGGCATGCCGGAACAGAGCCAGCGCGAGCGGATGCGGCAGATGCGCGAAAACGTCGCAGAGTTCAGCGCGCATCGCTGGGGCGCACGTATCCTGGCCGACGTGATCCGGCTGCGCCAGGATGACCGGCATCTGGGTGCAACCCAGGCCCGCATGTCCGCGGGATAG
- a CDS encoding NAD(P)H-dependent oxidoreductase, which translates to MRILVFGAALRAGSYNRKLAALAAARFAALGAEVDHADFREFESPIYDGDLEATSGLPPRVRQFNERVKAAGAFAISTPEYNFSVPGSLKNLIDWSSRERPIVWKGKPGLLLGASPSTIGAQRSLWALRVPLEALGAHLYPDMFSLAQADQKLDASGQITDEKLVKRLSDLTAAFLAFAGALYSPRNAQKTQR; encoded by the coding sequence ATGCGGATTCTCGTCTTCGGGGCGGCGCTGCGCGCCGGCTCCTATAACAGGAAGCTCGCCGCGCTCGCCGCCGCACGCTTCGCCGCGCTCGGCGCCGAGGTCGATCACGCCGACTTCCGCGAGTTCGAGTCGCCGATCTATGACGGCGACCTCGAGGCCACGTCGGGGCTCCCGCCCCGGGTGCGGCAATTCAACGAACGCGTCAAGGCCGCCGGCGCGTTCGCCATCTCCACGCCCGAATACAATTTTTCTGTGCCTGGATCCCTGAAGAATCTCATCGACTGGTCGTCGCGCGAGCGGCCCATCGTGTGGAAGGGCAAGCCGGGCCTGCTGCTCGGCGCGTCGCCGTCGACGATCGGCGCCCAGCGCAGCCTGTGGGCGCTGCGCGTGCCGCTCGAGGCGCTGGGGGCGCACCTGTACCCGGACATGTTCTCGCTCGCGCAGGCCGACCAGAAACTCGACGCGTCCGGGCAGATCACCGATGAAAAGCTGGTGAAAAGGCTGAGCGACCTGACGGCGGCGTTTCTCGCGTTCGCCGGCGCGCTGTATTCACCGCGGAACGCGCAGAAGACGCAGAGGTGA
- a CDS encoding MFS transporter, translating into MSAPAPDESSPSVPLSPLRRQIVTGGLLLGMALGALEATVVATAMPTVIARLGGLAHYSWVFSAYMLTSTASVPVWGRLSDLRGRRALYLIGLWIFLIGSALAGAAQSMLQLVVFRAVQGLGAGCIVPVSVTIVGEIYTLRERARMQAVFSGMWGVASILGPLAGGYITDAISWRWIFLINVPLALVAAIVVGRTLPGGAPAQHAHVDWRGAALLTGSVAALLVGLSDVVGVRWPWFVVSAACVAGLITAYRRTAHPILPLALLSHRLIALSNIIVFLIGVAMFGAVAFVPLFVQGTMGLTATEAGQILTPLFLGWVSTSVIGVRLMLRIGYRITTQIGAALVAIAFVFLGLIGAEPRWGTLISIMALIGCGMGFSMLSLLLHVQRSVSRAELGLATSLNQFARSIGGAIGVTIMGAILAAGMATNGGLGASEGAGASAVSLDPASRAALGAALRRVFATGAVISAAGFLVALALPAEEGAGRVRAGAGEQMLAAEMTTLEPEDEPVALKE; encoded by the coding sequence ATGTCGGCGCCCGCCCCTGACGAGTCATCCCCGTCCGTACCTCTCTCCCCGCTCCGCCGCCAGATTGTCACCGGCGGACTGCTGCTCGGAATGGCGCTCGGCGCCCTGGAAGCCACGGTGGTGGCGACCGCGATGCCGACGGTGATCGCGCGGCTCGGCGGTCTCGCGCATTACAGCTGGGTGTTCAGCGCGTACATGCTCACGTCCACCGCGTCGGTGCCGGTCTGGGGGCGCCTCTCGGACCTTCGCGGCCGGCGGGCTCTGTACTTGATCGGGCTCTGGATCTTCCTGATCGGATCCGCGCTGGCGGGCGCGGCGCAGTCGATGCTGCAGCTCGTCGTCTTTCGCGCGGTCCAGGGGCTCGGCGCCGGCTGCATCGTCCCCGTGTCGGTGACGATTGTCGGCGAGATCTACACGCTGCGCGAACGCGCGCGGATGCAGGCGGTGTTCAGCGGGATGTGGGGCGTTGCATCGATCCTCGGGCCGCTCGCCGGCGGCTACATCACCGATGCGATCTCGTGGCGGTGGATCTTTCTCATCAACGTGCCGCTCGCGCTGGTCGCCGCGATCGTCGTCGGACGGACGCTGCCGGGCGGCGCCCCGGCGCAGCATGCGCACGTGGACTGGCGCGGGGCGGCGCTCCTGACCGGCAGCGTCGCCGCGCTGCTCGTCGGGCTGTCGGATGTGGTCGGCGTACGGTGGCCGTGGTTCGTGGTGTCGGCCGCGTGCGTCGCGGGCCTCATTACGGCGTACCGCCGCACGGCGCACCCCATCCTGCCGCTGGCTCTCCTGTCGCACCGTCTCATCGCGCTGTCGAACATCATCGTGTTTCTGATCGGTGTCGCGATGTTCGGCGCCGTGGCCTTCGTGCCGCTGTTCGTCCAGGGCACGATGGGACTGACCGCGACAGAGGCGGGGCAGATCCTGACGCCGCTGTTCCTCGGATGGGTTTCGACGTCCGTTATTGGCGTGCGGTTGATGCTGCGCATCGGCTATCGCATCACCACACAGATCGGTGCGGCGCTCGTGGCGATCGCGTTCGTCTTTCTCGGGCTCATTGGCGCCGAGCCGCGCTGGGGGACGCTCATCAGCATCATGGCGCTCATCGGGTGCGGCATGGGCTTCTCGATGCTGTCGCTGCTGCTGCACGTGCAGCGATCGGTTTCGCGCGCCGAGCTTGGGCTCGCGACCTCGCTGAACCAGTTCGCGCGGAGCATCGGGGGCGCCATCGGGGTGACGATCATGGGCGCCATTCTCGCGGCGGGGATGGCGACGAACGGCGGGCTTGGCGCGTCGGAGGGCGCGGGCGCCTCGGCCGTTTCCCTCGATCCCGCGTCGCGTGCTGCGCTGGGCGCCGCGCTCCGCCGCGTGTTCGCCACCGGCGCGGTGATCAGCGCCGCCGGATTCCTGGTGGCGCTGGCGCTTCCGGCGGAGGAGGGCGCCGGCCGCGTGCGCGCCGGCGCGGGCGAGCAGATGCTCGCCGCAGAGATGACGACGCTCGAACCCGAGGACGAACCGGTGGCGCTGAAGGAGTGA